Proteins from a genomic interval of Acanthopagrus latus isolate v.2019 chromosome 7, fAcaLat1.1, whole genome shotgun sequence:
- the si:ch211-167b20.8 gene encoding protein phosphatase 1 regulatory subunit 3A isoform X4, with product MSFLSIPSAEGLFTTIKTRKSSGEAEGRSPTDDEDRNDDEDDDEDDDTESVHIIPRCSPVPRKRGASIYDETAEYMRIHLALSAVKKVSFADTTGGDLVDVKEFVAFDSDDEEESARWEEEEAKYRKPQREPTYQVLPEFDAPSEGALLQAVHANKLEVERVSPVENEPLAFTGVVRVLNISFHKAVYIRSTMDSWATYFDHPAEYVQGSHDGATDQFSFKLSFAPPYITHGSRIEFVVRYETSDGDYWANNSSMNYVVTLLLSYEDDSAQANVSVQEMKGILKPPKDYSMNDECDSDDDHEKEEGEAGTSTSGLVRPTAVCPVIMQPQIDIELIEASATT from the exons ATGTCTTTTTTAAGCATACCCAGCGCGGAGGGCCTTTTCACCACGATTAAAACGCGCAAGTCGAGCGGCGAGGCTGAGGGCAGATCCCCGACGGACGACGAGGATCGCAACGATGACGAGGAcgatgatgaagacgatgacACCGAGAGCGTCCACATCATCCCGAGATGCTCCCCGGTGCCTCGGAAGCGAGGCGCGTCCATCTACGATGAGACAGCCGAGTACATGCGGATCCACTTGGCGCTGTCCGCCGTCAAGAAGGTGTCGTTCGCCGACACAACAGGTGGGGACCTGGTGGACGTGAAGGAATTCGTCGCCTTCGATTCGGACGACGAAGAGGAGAGCGCCaggtgggaggaagaggaagcgaAGTATCGAAAGCCGCAGCGAGAGCCCACCTATCAGGTGCTCCCGGAGTTTGACGCGCCCTCAGAAGGAGCCCTGCTGCAGGCTGTGCACGCCAACAAACTGGAAGTTGAGCGGGTGTCTCCGGTCGAGAATGAGCCACTTGCCTTCACTGGGGTGGTGCGAGTCCTGAACATCTCCTTCCACAAAGCAGTTTACATCCGGTCCACCATGGACAGCTGGGCCACTTACTTTGACCACCCAGCAGAGTACGTCCAGGGGTCCCACGATGGGGCCACTGACCAGTTCTCCTTCAAGCTCTCTTTTGCACCACCGTACATCACACACGGCTCTCGCATCGAGTTTGTGGTTCGCTACGAAACCTCTGACGGTGATTACTGGGCCAATAACTCCTCCATGAATTACGTGGTCACTCTGCTTCTGTCCTACGAGGACGATTCGGCTCAAGCGAACGTCAGCGTGCAGGAAATGAAAGGTATCCTGAAACCTCCAAAAGATTACAG taTGAATGATGAGTGTGATTCAGATGATGACCACGAAAAGGAAGAAG GGGAAGCGGGGACGTCCACGTCCGGACTTGTCAGGCCTACAGCTGTCTGCCCGGTCATCATGCAGCCGCAGATTGACATAGAG CTCATTGAAGCTTCAGCAACAACTTAG
- the si:ch211-167b20.8 gene encoding protein phosphatase 1 regulatory subunit 3A isoform X1 yields MSFLSIPSAEGLFTTIKTRKSSGEAEGRSPTDDEDRNDDEDDDEDDDTESVHIIPRCSPVPRKRGASIYDETAEYMRIHLALSAVKKVSFADTTGGDLVDVKEFVAFDSDDEEESARWEEEEAKYRKPQREPTYQVLPEFDAPSEGALLQAVHANKLEVERVSPVENEPLAFTGVVRVLNISFHKAVYIRSTMDSWATYFDHPAEYVQGSHDGATDQFSFKLSFAPPYITHGSRIEFVVRYETSDGDYWANNSSMNYVVTLLLSYEDDSAQANVSVQEMKGILKPPKDYSMNDECDSDDDHEKEEAGEAGTSTSGLVRPTAVCPVIMQPQIDIEIAVHPSGPSVPPNQELPSVDGTLSSHTVSPGERFPCMSSETTPQTNSSFVPCASESVQPNKSQPLPRLHCELGNQTSEQGIDTSPSAPLPAPTPSLLQELRPTSDSPQAVGEEIPPSAGSIMHPTTAETNMQPATGEDESTDGPASPPCLELPADSETQGSELDVSLGLSEREGLSEGSTTSAAHHQDNTPVLSSAVVESQEEEGEAPPSPELTENPSVSTGVTEVSRTSAPQSASAWEEEKDAPQSSPDTLLENPPNALSEVSELQSEPDVSRNLMPPVVFLSGVVSLSIVLQNPSALFVIGLLAVLHRL; encoded by the exons ATGTCTTTTTTAAGCATACCCAGCGCGGAGGGCCTTTTCACCACGATTAAAACGCGCAAGTCGAGCGGCGAGGCTGAGGGCAGATCCCCGACGGACGACGAGGATCGCAACGATGACGAGGAcgatgatgaagacgatgacACCGAGAGCGTCCACATCATCCCGAGATGCTCCCCGGTGCCTCGGAAGCGAGGCGCGTCCATCTACGATGAGACAGCCGAGTACATGCGGATCCACTTGGCGCTGTCCGCCGTCAAGAAGGTGTCGTTCGCCGACACAACAGGTGGGGACCTGGTGGACGTGAAGGAATTCGTCGCCTTCGATTCGGACGACGAAGAGGAGAGCGCCaggtgggaggaagaggaagcgaAGTATCGAAAGCCGCAGCGAGAGCCCACCTATCAGGTGCTCCCGGAGTTTGACGCGCCCTCAGAAGGAGCCCTGCTGCAGGCTGTGCACGCCAACAAACTGGAAGTTGAGCGGGTGTCTCCGGTCGAGAATGAGCCACTTGCCTTCACTGGGGTGGTGCGAGTCCTGAACATCTCCTTCCACAAAGCAGTTTACATCCGGTCCACCATGGACAGCTGGGCCACTTACTTTGACCACCCAGCAGAGTACGTCCAGGGGTCCCACGATGGGGCCACTGACCAGTTCTCCTTCAAGCTCTCTTTTGCACCACCGTACATCACACACGGCTCTCGCATCGAGTTTGTGGTTCGCTACGAAACCTCTGACGGTGATTACTGGGCCAATAACTCCTCCATGAATTACGTGGTCACTCTGCTTCTGTCCTACGAGGACGATTCGGCTCAAGCGAACGTCAGCGTGCAGGAAATGAAAGGTATCCTGAAACCTCCAAAAGATTACAG taTGAATGATGAGTGTGATTCAGATGATGACCACGAAAAGGAAGAAG CAGGGGAAGCGGGGACGTCCACGTCCGGACTTGTCAGGCCTACAGCTGTCTGCCCGGTCATCATGCAGCCGCAGATTGACATAGAG ATTGCAGTTCACCCATCTGGCCCCTCTGTCCCACCCAACCAAGAGCTCCCATCTGTTGATGGCACACTGTCCTCTCACACTGTATCCCCAGGTGAACGATTCCCTTGTATGTCATCCGAAACCACGCCGCAAACTAATTCATCCTTTGTACCCTGTGCCAGCGAATCAGTCCAGCCAAATAAGTCACAGCCTTTACCCAGACTCCACTGTGAATTAGGCAACCAAACGTCAGAGCAGGGCATAGACACGAGTCCCTCTGCACCGCTGCCCGCTCCAACTCCTTCCCTACTACAAGAGTTAAGGCCGACATCAGACAGCCCTCAGGCTGTCGGGGAGGAAATCCCTCCCTCAGCGGGCTCAATCATGCATCCTACGACCGCAGAGACCAATATGCAGCCAGCAACAGGAGAGGACGAATCGACCGACGGCCCAGCAAGTCCCCCTTGTCTTGAACTTCCTGCTGACTCGGAGACTCAGGGGTCCGAGCTAGACGTTTCCCTGGGATTGAGTGAACGTGAAGGATTATCAGAAGGTTCCACCACATCTGCAGCACATCACCAAGACAACACACCTGTACTTTCGTCTGCCGTGGTGGAGAGTCAGGAGGAAGAAGGTGAAGCTCCTCCATCACCTGAGCTCACAGAGAACCCCTCGGTGAGTACAGGCGTCACTGAGGTGAGCCGAACCTCTGCGCCTCAGTCCGCCTCGGCatgggaagaggagaaagatgcTCCCCAGTCTTCCCCTGACACATTATTAGAGAATCCACCAAACGCGCTGTCGGAGGTTTCTGAGCTCCAGTCTGAGCCCGACGTCAGCAGGAATCTGATGCCACCCGTCGTCTTTCTGAGTGGCGTTGTCTCGCTCTCCATAGTGCTGCAGAATCCCAGCGCCCTCTTCGTCATCGGACTACTCGCGGTCTTGCACCGTTTGTGA
- the si:ch211-167b20.8 gene encoding protein phosphatase 1 regulatory subunit 3A isoform X2: MSFLSIPSAEGLFTTIKTRKSSGEAEGRSPTDDEDRNDDEDDDEDDDTESVHIIPRCSPVPRKRGASIYDETAEYMRIHLALSAVKKVSFADTTGGDLVDVKEFVAFDSDDEEESARWEEEEAKYRKPQREPTYQVLPEFDAPSEGALLQAVHANKLEVERVSPVENEPLAFTGVVRVLNISFHKAVYIRSTMDSWATYFDHPAEYVQGSHDGATDQFSFKLSFAPPYITHGSRIEFVVRYETSDGDYWANNSSMNYVVTLLLSYEDDSAQANVSVQEMKGILKPPKDYSMNDECDSDDDHEKEEGEAGTSTSGLVRPTAVCPVIMQPQIDIEIAVHPSGPSVPPNQELPSVDGTLSSHTVSPGERFPCMSSETTPQTNSSFVPCASESVQPNKSQPLPRLHCELGNQTSEQGIDTSPSAPLPAPTPSLLQELRPTSDSPQAVGEEIPPSAGSIMHPTTAETNMQPATGEDESTDGPASPPCLELPADSETQGSELDVSLGLSEREGLSEGSTTSAAHHQDNTPVLSSAVVESQEEEGEAPPSPELTENPSVSTGVTEVSRTSAPQSASAWEEEKDAPQSSPDTLLENPPNALSEVSELQSEPDVSRNLMPPVVFLSGVVSLSIVLQNPSALFVIGLLAVLHRL, translated from the exons ATGTCTTTTTTAAGCATACCCAGCGCGGAGGGCCTTTTCACCACGATTAAAACGCGCAAGTCGAGCGGCGAGGCTGAGGGCAGATCCCCGACGGACGACGAGGATCGCAACGATGACGAGGAcgatgatgaagacgatgacACCGAGAGCGTCCACATCATCCCGAGATGCTCCCCGGTGCCTCGGAAGCGAGGCGCGTCCATCTACGATGAGACAGCCGAGTACATGCGGATCCACTTGGCGCTGTCCGCCGTCAAGAAGGTGTCGTTCGCCGACACAACAGGTGGGGACCTGGTGGACGTGAAGGAATTCGTCGCCTTCGATTCGGACGACGAAGAGGAGAGCGCCaggtgggaggaagaggaagcgaAGTATCGAAAGCCGCAGCGAGAGCCCACCTATCAGGTGCTCCCGGAGTTTGACGCGCCCTCAGAAGGAGCCCTGCTGCAGGCTGTGCACGCCAACAAACTGGAAGTTGAGCGGGTGTCTCCGGTCGAGAATGAGCCACTTGCCTTCACTGGGGTGGTGCGAGTCCTGAACATCTCCTTCCACAAAGCAGTTTACATCCGGTCCACCATGGACAGCTGGGCCACTTACTTTGACCACCCAGCAGAGTACGTCCAGGGGTCCCACGATGGGGCCACTGACCAGTTCTCCTTCAAGCTCTCTTTTGCACCACCGTACATCACACACGGCTCTCGCATCGAGTTTGTGGTTCGCTACGAAACCTCTGACGGTGATTACTGGGCCAATAACTCCTCCATGAATTACGTGGTCACTCTGCTTCTGTCCTACGAGGACGATTCGGCTCAAGCGAACGTCAGCGTGCAGGAAATGAAAGGTATCCTGAAACCTCCAAAAGATTACAG taTGAATGATGAGTGTGATTCAGATGATGACCACGAAAAGGAAGAAG GGGAAGCGGGGACGTCCACGTCCGGACTTGTCAGGCCTACAGCTGTCTGCCCGGTCATCATGCAGCCGCAGATTGACATAGAG ATTGCAGTTCACCCATCTGGCCCCTCTGTCCCACCCAACCAAGAGCTCCCATCTGTTGATGGCACACTGTCCTCTCACACTGTATCCCCAGGTGAACGATTCCCTTGTATGTCATCCGAAACCACGCCGCAAACTAATTCATCCTTTGTACCCTGTGCCAGCGAATCAGTCCAGCCAAATAAGTCACAGCCTTTACCCAGACTCCACTGTGAATTAGGCAACCAAACGTCAGAGCAGGGCATAGACACGAGTCCCTCTGCACCGCTGCCCGCTCCAACTCCTTCCCTACTACAAGAGTTAAGGCCGACATCAGACAGCCCTCAGGCTGTCGGGGAGGAAATCCCTCCCTCAGCGGGCTCAATCATGCATCCTACGACCGCAGAGACCAATATGCAGCCAGCAACAGGAGAGGACGAATCGACCGACGGCCCAGCAAGTCCCCCTTGTCTTGAACTTCCTGCTGACTCGGAGACTCAGGGGTCCGAGCTAGACGTTTCCCTGGGATTGAGTGAACGTGAAGGATTATCAGAAGGTTCCACCACATCTGCAGCACATCACCAAGACAACACACCTGTACTTTCGTCTGCCGTGGTGGAGAGTCAGGAGGAAGAAGGTGAAGCTCCTCCATCACCTGAGCTCACAGAGAACCCCTCGGTGAGTACAGGCGTCACTGAGGTGAGCCGAACCTCTGCGCCTCAGTCCGCCTCGGCatgggaagaggagaaagatgcTCCCCAGTCTTCCCCTGACACATTATTAGAGAATCCACCAAACGCGCTGTCGGAGGTTTCTGAGCTCCAGTCTGAGCCCGACGTCAGCAGGAATCTGATGCCACCCGTCGTCTTTCTGAGTGGCGTTGTCTCGCTCTCCATAGTGCTGCAGAATCCCAGCGCCCTCTTCGTCATCGGACTACTCGCGGTCTTGCACCGTTTGTGA
- the LOC119022117 gene encoding probable G-protein coupled receptor 173: protein MANQSFAIDGPGSLLAVMENGLAKGGSSSSSSDSSSSRGGISATDVSAYFKLVFLGLIICVSLVGNLLVSMLVLRDRTLHKAPYFFLLDLCLADAVRSAACFPFVLVSVHNSSAWTYSALSCKVVAFMAVLFCFHAAFMLFCVAVTRYLAIAHHRFYAKRMTIWTCAAIICMVWTLAVAMAFPPVFDVGTYKFIRDEDQCIFEHRYLKTNDTLGFMLMLAVVVLATHGFYAKLLLFEYRHRKMKPVQLVPAISQNWTFHGPGATGQAAANWIAGFGRGPMPPTLLGIRQNLHNQHRRLLGMEEVRSERRLGRMFYTITLLFLVLWAPYIVACFWRVFVKSCTIPHRYLSITVWMSFAQAGVNPIFCLLLNEDLRKVLRAHLPTYWRTKQHLPQDEAYCIM from the coding sequence ATGGCTAACCAGAGCTTTGCCATCGATGGCCCCGGCAGTCTGCTGGCTGTGATGGAGAATGGACTGGCGAaaggcggcagcagcagcagcagcagcgacagcagcagcagcagaggagggatcTCTGCCACAGATGTGTCTGCCTACTTTAAGCTGGTCTTCTTGGGTTTGATCATCTGTGTCAGCCTCGTAGGCAACCTCTTGGTCTCCATGCTGGTCCTACGAGACCGGACACTCCACAAGGCTCCCTACTTCTTTCTCCTGGACCTGTGCCTGGCCGATGCAGTGCGCTCTGCTGCGTGCTTCCCCTTTGTGCTGGTTTCCGTCCACAACAGCTCGGCCTGGACTTACAGTGCCTTGAGTTGTAAAGTTGTGGCTTTCATGGCcgtgctgttttgttttcacgcTGCCTTCATGCTGTTCTGTGTCGCCGTCACCCGCTACCTTGCCATCGCCCACCACCGATTCTACGCCAAGCGCATGACCATCTGGACCTGCGCTGCCATCATTTGCATGGTGTGGACTCTGGCCGTTGCAATGGCGTTCCCACCCGTGTTCGACGTGGGGACATACAAGTTCATCCGGGATGAGGATCAGTGCATTTTTGAACACCGCTACCTGAAGACCAACGACACCCTGGGCTTCATGCTCATGCTGGCTGTGGTGGTCCTGGCCACCCACGGTTTCTACGCCAAGCTGCTGCTCTTCGAGTACCGGCATCGCAAGATGAAACCGGTCCAGCTAGTGCCAGCCATCAGCCAGAACTGGACCTTCCACGGTCCTGGGGCCACGGGTCAAGCCGCAGCTAACTGGATTGCAGGGTTCGGTCGTGGCCCCATGCCACCCACTCTGTTGGGCATCAGGCAAAATTTACACAATCAACACCGGCGGCTGCTCGGGATGGAAGAGGTGAGGTCAGAGAGGAGGCTGGGCAGGATGTTCTACACCATCACCCTGCTCTTCCTGGTGCTCTGGGCTCCCTACATCGTGGCGTGCTTCTGGAGGGTGTTCGTCAAGTCCTGCACCATCCCTCACCGGTACCTTTCCATCACGGTGTGGATGAGCTTCGCCCAAGCCGGAGTCAACCCCAtcttctgtctcctgctcaaCGAGGACCTGAGGAAAGTGCTGCGAGCTCACCTGCCCACCTACTGGAGGACTAAACAACACCTGCCCCAGGACGAGGCCTACTGCATTATGTGA
- the si:ch211-167b20.8 gene encoding protein phosphatase 1 regulatory subunit 3A isoform X3, with translation MSFLSIPSAEGLFTTIKTRKSSGEAEGRSPTDDEDRNDDEDDDEDDDTESVHIIPRCSPVPRKRGASIYDETAEYMRIHLALSAVKKVSFADTTGGDLVDVKEFVAFDSDDEEESARWEEEEAKYRKPQREPTYQVLPEFDAPSEGALLQAVHANKLEVERVSPVENEPLAFTGVVRVLNISFHKAVYIRSTMDSWATYFDHPAEYVQGSHDGATDQFSFKLSFAPPYITHGSRIEFVVRYETSDGDYWANNSSMNYVVTLLLSYEDDSAQANVSVQEMKGILKPPKDYSMNDECDSDDDHEKEEAGEAGTSTSGLVRPTAVCPVIMQPQIDIELIEASATT, from the exons ATGTCTTTTTTAAGCATACCCAGCGCGGAGGGCCTTTTCACCACGATTAAAACGCGCAAGTCGAGCGGCGAGGCTGAGGGCAGATCCCCGACGGACGACGAGGATCGCAACGATGACGAGGAcgatgatgaagacgatgacACCGAGAGCGTCCACATCATCCCGAGATGCTCCCCGGTGCCTCGGAAGCGAGGCGCGTCCATCTACGATGAGACAGCCGAGTACATGCGGATCCACTTGGCGCTGTCCGCCGTCAAGAAGGTGTCGTTCGCCGACACAACAGGTGGGGACCTGGTGGACGTGAAGGAATTCGTCGCCTTCGATTCGGACGACGAAGAGGAGAGCGCCaggtgggaggaagaggaagcgaAGTATCGAAAGCCGCAGCGAGAGCCCACCTATCAGGTGCTCCCGGAGTTTGACGCGCCCTCAGAAGGAGCCCTGCTGCAGGCTGTGCACGCCAACAAACTGGAAGTTGAGCGGGTGTCTCCGGTCGAGAATGAGCCACTTGCCTTCACTGGGGTGGTGCGAGTCCTGAACATCTCCTTCCACAAAGCAGTTTACATCCGGTCCACCATGGACAGCTGGGCCACTTACTTTGACCACCCAGCAGAGTACGTCCAGGGGTCCCACGATGGGGCCACTGACCAGTTCTCCTTCAAGCTCTCTTTTGCACCACCGTACATCACACACGGCTCTCGCATCGAGTTTGTGGTTCGCTACGAAACCTCTGACGGTGATTACTGGGCCAATAACTCCTCCATGAATTACGTGGTCACTCTGCTTCTGTCCTACGAGGACGATTCGGCTCAAGCGAACGTCAGCGTGCAGGAAATGAAAGGTATCCTGAAACCTCCAAAAGATTACAG taTGAATGATGAGTGTGATTCAGATGATGACCACGAAAAGGAAGAAG CAGGGGAAGCGGGGACGTCCACGTCCGGACTTGTCAGGCCTACAGCTGTCTGCCCGGTCATCATGCAGCCGCAGATTGACATAGAG CTCATTGAAGCTTCAGCAACAACTTAG